The following coding sequences lie in one Cloacibacillus sp. An23 genomic window:
- a CDS encoding phosphomannomutase/phosphoglucomutase, which yields MSRVPAHIFREYDIRGIAEDELTDENVFLIGRAYGSWLAARGVKAASLGGDARLSTPRIKAAAARGLCAAGIDVTDIGMVSTPAFYWSLYRLPVGGGIMVTGSHNPKEFNGLKLAYDKATIWGGDIQEILKIIESGDFPESPREGAFSHADINAEYIDMLVSKITLGPRKPKIVCDSGNGTGGLYAPEFLRRIGCRVTELYSEPDGNFPNHHPDPTKRENLPKLIETVLAEGADFGVGFDGDADRIGVVDERGEVIWGDRLMALYWTEILPKHPGAVAICEVKSSMALPETIEKYGGRPLWWKAGHSLVKAKMREEHALFSGEVSGHMFFADEYYGYDDSFYAAGRLARIFSNDGRKLSEIMEEIPVYPSTIETRYDCPDDLKFAVVERVKERALAERLDAITIDGVRIVYPHGWGLVRASNTQPVLVARCEGRTEEALAEITKDMKKRLLDAGSPDFEWGY from the coding sequence ATGAGCCGCGTTCCGGCGCACATTTTCCGCGAATATGACATAAGAGGCATTGCAGAGGACGAGCTTACAGACGAAAACGTATTTCTTATAGGACGCGCCTACGGCTCGTGGCTCGCCGCCCGCGGCGTGAAGGCCGCTTCGCTCGGCGGAGACGCCAGGCTTTCGACCCCGCGCATAAAGGCGGCCGCGGCGCGTGGACTCTGCGCCGCCGGCATAGACGTGACGGACATAGGCATGGTATCGACGCCTGCGTTCTACTGGAGCCTCTACCGCCTGCCCGTCGGCGGCGGCATAATGGTGACTGGCAGCCACAACCCGAAAGAGTTCAACGGCCTCAAGCTCGCCTACGACAAGGCGACGATATGGGGCGGCGACATCCAGGAGATACTGAAAATCATAGAAAGCGGCGATTTTCCTGAATCTCCGCGCGAGGGCGCGTTCTCGCACGCCGATATAAACGCGGAGTATATCGACATGCTCGTTTCGAAGATAACGCTGGGGCCGAGAAAACCTAAAATCGTCTGCGACAGCGGCAACGGCACGGGCGGCCTCTATGCGCCGGAGTTCCTGCGCCGCATCGGCTGCCGCGTGACGGAGCTCTACAGCGAGCCCGACGGCAATTTCCCGAACCACCACCCGGACCCGACGAAGCGCGAGAACCTTCCGAAGCTCATCGAGACTGTGCTCGCCGAGGGCGCGGACTTCGGCGTAGGCTTCGACGGAGACGCCGACAGGATAGGCGTCGTGGACGAGCGCGGCGAGGTGATATGGGGCGACAGGCTTATGGCGCTCTACTGGACGGAGATACTTCCGAAGCACCCGGGCGCGGTCGCGATATGCGAGGTCAAGAGCTCTATGGCGCTGCCCGAGACGATAGAGAAGTACGGAGGCCGCCCGCTCTGGTGGAAGGCGGGGCACTCGCTCGTCAAGGCGAAGATGCGCGAAGAGCACGCGCTCTTCTCCGGCGAGGTCTCGGGACACATGTTCTTCGCCGACGAGTACTACGGCTACGACGATTCGTTCTACGCGGCGGGGCGGCTCGCGCGCATATTCTCGAACGACGGCCGCAAGTTGTCGGAGATTATGGAAGAAATACCGGTCTACCCCTCGACGATAGAGACGCGCTACGACTGCCCCGACGATCTGAAATTCGCCGTCGTCGAGCGAGTGAAGGAGCGCGCGCTCGCGGAGCGGCTCGACGCGATAACGATAGACGGCGTGCGCATAGTCTACCCGCACGGCTGGGGGCTCGTGCGCGCCTCGAACACGCAGCCCGTGCTCGTCGCACGCTGCGAAGGGCGCACCGAAGAGGCGCTCGCTGAAATCACGAAAGATATGAAAAAAAGACTGCTCGACGCCGGCAGCCCCGATTTTGAATGGGGCTACTAG
- a CDS encoding nitroreductase family protein: protein MKKILILAAALMLAASSCAFAVPIVLPEPQKSGGPGLFDMLSKRASAQQQDFTKEELTLNELSTLLWAATGQNREPKGWTVPMAMGRDPYVSVYVMLKDGGYLYNWEKNALIEINADKRALKRTVNQDYAKTAPCILVFVDRGVINMNGFGELATGAMSQNVYLAAAALGLDARFIASFNRAAIEESLNLGPVMNVVGVMAVGRQ from the coding sequence ATGAAGAAGATACTTATCCTTGCGGCGGCGCTTATGCTCGCCGCGTCGTCGTGCGCCTTCGCCGTGCCTATCGTGCTGCCCGAGCCGCAGAAGAGCGGGGGGCCGGGGCTGTTCGACATGCTGTCGAAGCGCGCCTCGGCGCAGCAGCAGGATTTCACGAAGGAAGAGCTGACGCTGAACGAGCTCTCGACGCTGCTGTGGGCCGCGACGGGGCAGAACCGCGAGCCCAAGGGCTGGACGGTGCCTATGGCGATGGGGCGCGATCCTTACGTGTCCGTCTACGTCATGCTTAAGGACGGCGGCTATCTCTACAACTGGGAGAAGAACGCGCTTATCGAGATCAACGCCGACAAGAGGGCGCTCAAGCGCACCGTCAACCAGGATTACGCCAAGACGGCGCCATGCATCCTCGTCTTCGTCGACCGCGGCGTGATAAACATGAACGGCTTCGGCGAGCTGGCTACGGGCGCTATGTCGCAGAACGTCTACCTCGCGGCTGCGGCCCTCGGCCTCGACGCGCGCTTCATAGCCTCGTTCAACCGCGCCGCGATAGAAGAATCGCTGAACCTCGGCCCCGTGATGAACGTGGTCGGCGTTATGGCGGTCGGACGGCAGTAA
- a CDS encoding ABC transporter permease gives MAGRRKLGALSIALTNLRGQGMRTGVMEFLCLVLAASLFVSSILLSSMERSVEQTVNRMGADVIVVPKSYASEYAGSLFSGEHCSFYFDGSWLDRIAAIPGVAKASPQLFIATLDASCCAMPLQIIGFDSKTDFIVTSWMKSAQMREIGRGEVIAGANMYTKPGSTLIFFGRELKVAGKLDRTDTNYDNCVFIDFSTARDILRTEQARENRLGGMDPETVISSIMIRAEDGVNPLEVARKINYTIEDSPLWAYTANSMVSKAADSVASFASFSLALNVLMLLTAAVSMICIFTVTIIQRRPEFGVMLTLGATKGYVVRVILAEGLVIGLAGGIAGIAASGGVMLAFREQILLWLGIPAFISSVGFYAATGAKCLAVAVAAGLAASACAIFAVCRGEPIALIQEKEI, from the coding sequence ATGGCCGGCAGGAGAAAGCTCGGCGCGCTTTCGATAGCGCTGACGAATCTGCGCGGGCAGGGGATGCGCACCGGCGTGATGGAATTCCTCTGTCTGGTGCTTGCGGCCTCGCTGTTCGTAAGCTCGATACTGCTCTCGAGCATGGAGCGCAGCGTCGAACAGACGGTGAACCGCATGGGGGCGGACGTCATAGTCGTGCCGAAAAGCTACGCTTCGGAGTACGCGGGCTCGCTCTTCTCCGGCGAGCACTGCAGCTTCTACTTCGACGGCTCGTGGCTGGACCGCATAGCGGCGATACCCGGAGTGGCTAAGGCCTCGCCGCAGCTATTCATCGCGACGCTGGACGCGTCGTGCTGCGCGATGCCGCTTCAGATAATCGGCTTCGACTCCAAGACCGACTTCATCGTCACTTCATGGATGAAGAGCGCGCAGATGCGCGAAATAGGCCGCGGCGAAGTGATCGCCGGAGCCAACATGTACACGAAGCCGGGCAGCACTCTGATATTCTTCGGAAGAGAGCTGAAAGTCGCCGGCAAACTCGACAGGACGGACACGAACTACGACAACTGCGTGTTCATAGACTTCAGCACCGCGCGCGACATCCTCCGCACCGAGCAGGCGCGCGAGAACAGGCTCGGCGGCATGGACCCGGAAACGGTGATATCTTCGATAATGATACGCGCCGAGGATGGCGTCAACCCGCTCGAGGTCGCGCGCAAGATCAACTACACGATAGAGGACAGCCCGCTGTGGGCCTACACGGCGAACAGCATGGTCAGCAAGGCCGCCGATTCCGTAGCCAGCTTCGCCTCGTTCAGCCTCGCGCTGAACGTGCTGATGCTGCTGACCGCCGCCGTATCCATGATATGTATATTCACCGTCACGATAATACAGCGCCGCCCTGAGTTCGGCGTCATGCTCACGCTCGGCGCGACTAAGGGATACGTCGTGCGCGTGATACTCGCCGAAGGGCTTGTGATAGGCCTCGCCGGCGGCATCGCCGGAATCGCGGCGTCCGGCGGAGTGATGCTCGCCTTCCGCGAGCAGATACTGCTGTGGCTCGGCATACCGGCCTTCATCAGCTCCGTAGGCTTCTACGCGGCGACTGGGGCGAAGTGCCTCGCGGTCGCCGTCGCGGCGGGGCTCGCGGCGTCGGCCTGCGCCATCTTCGCCGTCTGCCGCGGCGAGCCGATAGCTCTGATACAGGAGAAAGAGATATGA
- a CDS encoding 2-hydroxymuconate tautomerase — protein MPIITVNIKEGRTVEQKREMARRVTQAVAETMEVKPSAVRIIINEMKNENFAIGGTLVCDDPAMQLKPKE, from the coding sequence GTGCCTATAATAACAGTCAACATCAAGGAAGGACGCACAGTCGAGCAGAAGCGCGAGATGGCGCGCCGCGTCACGCAGGCCGTGGCGGAGACGATGGAGGTCAAGCCCTCAGCGGTGCGCATAATCATCAACGAAATGAAAAACGAAAACTTCGCGATAGGCGGCACGCTCGTCTGCGACGACCCCGCGATGCAGCTCAAGCCGAAGGAGTAA
- a CDS encoding ABC transporter ATP-binding protein, which translates to MILQASELVKKYTRRGETFAAVDGVSFSLGEGAFVALMGQSGCGKSTLFHLLSGMCRPDSGTVTFAGRELTALDEDGLAALRGPEIGYVMQGCDLLNNFTIAENICMPYFFSAAARRGNEDVYARASELLSEFGLGGMEDETPAALSGGERKRVAIARAFLMRPKLIIADEPTSDLDDKNSEIILDYMDKAAKSGVAVLMSTHDKNAASRCGELWRMEHGRLTQSA; encoded by the coding sequence ATGATTTTACAGGCGTCCGAACTCGTAAAGAAATATACGCGGAGGGGCGAGACCTTCGCGGCGGTGGACGGGGTGTCGTTCTCGCTCGGCGAGGGGGCCTTCGTCGCGCTCATGGGACAGTCCGGCTGCGGCAAAAGCACGCTCTTCCATCTGCTCTCCGGGATGTGCCGCCCCGACTCGGGCACGGTGACGTTCGCCGGCCGCGAGCTGACCGCTCTCGACGAAGACGGCCTCGCCGCGCTGCGCGGGCCGGAGATAGGCTACGTCATGCAGGGATGCGACCTGCTGAACAACTTCACCATCGCCGAAAATATATGTATGCCGTACTTTTTCAGCGCGGCGGCGCGGCGGGGAAACGAGGACGTCTATGCGCGGGCTTCTGAGCTGCTCTCAGAGTTCGGCCTCGGCGGCATGGAGGACGAGACGCCCGCGGCGCTCTCGGGCGGAGAGCGCAAACGCGTCGCGATAGCGCGGGCCTTCCTCATGCGCCCGAAGCTGATAATCGCCGACGAGCCGACGAGCGACCTCGACGACAAAAACTCCGAGATAATACTCGACTATATGGACAAAGCCGCGAAAAGCGGCGTCGCCGTCCTCATGAGCACGCACGACAAAAACGCCGCATCGCGCTGCGGCGAGCTGTGGCGCATGGAGCACGGCCGTCTCACGCAAAGCGCATAA
- a CDS encoding DUF4418 family protein — translation MKDDFGKIGVFLSSAVIAAGAVLIGAVYAWAPVCQAMLKLVNGRETHMKCFFSGQALVLLGALLILNGAMMLFTKKLAHGGAVAAGIGLCVFAVISNLGIGIGICANVEMACHVTAAWAKLCGGAAFVFGAAALALGLKAR, via the coding sequence GTGAAAGACGATTTCGGGAAAATCGGCGTATTCCTTTCGTCGGCGGTCATCGCGGCCGGGGCCGTGCTCATCGGGGCGGTGTACGCGTGGGCTCCGGTCTGTCAGGCGATGCTGAAGCTTGTGAACGGAAGGGAAACGCATATGAAATGTTTCTTCAGCGGGCAGGCGCTCGTGCTGCTCGGCGCGCTGCTGATACTCAACGGGGCGATGATGCTCTTCACGAAAAAGCTCGCGCACGGAGGCGCCGTCGCCGCAGGCATCGGCCTCTGCGTTTTCGCCGTCATCTCCAACCTCGGCATAGGCATCGGCATCTGCGCGAACGTCGAGATGGCCTGCCACGTCACTGCAGCGTGGGCCAAGCTCTGCGGAGGCGCGGCGTTCGTCTTCGGTGCCGCGGCCCTCGCGCTCGGCCTGAAGGCCCGCTGA
- a CDS encoding GGGtGRT protein — protein MANFEGYERRIEKINAFLAEKGIKDLDEARDICLAKGVDVAAIVRGIQPIAFENAVWAYTLGAANAIKSGVKTAAEAAEKIGEGLQAFCVPGSVADQRKVGLGHGNLAAMLLREETKCFCFLAGHESFAAAEGAIGIARTANKVRKEPLRVILNGLGKDAAYIISRINGFTSVETKYDYFTGRLNIVSERAFSDGDKAKVKCYGADDVSEGVAIMIHEGVDVSITGNSTNPTRFQHPVAGTYKKWAVENGKKYFSVASGGGTGRTLHPDNMAAGPASYGMTDTMGRMHSDAQFAGSSSVPAHVDMMGLIGMGNNPMVGASVAVAVAVEEAMK, from the coding sequence ATGGCAAACTTTGAAGGTTACGAACGCAGGATAGAAAAGATAAACGCATTCCTCGCCGAGAAGGGAATCAAAGACCTCGACGAGGCGCGCGACATCTGCCTCGCCAAGGGCGTGGACGTCGCGGCGATAGTGCGCGGCATACAGCCGATAGCGTTTGAAAACGCCGTCTGGGCCTACACGCTCGGCGCGGCGAACGCGATAAAGAGCGGCGTCAAAACGGCGGCCGAAGCCGCCGAGAAGATAGGCGAGGGCCTCCAGGCCTTCTGCGTCCCCGGCTCGGTCGCCGACCAGCGCAAGGTCGGCCTCGGACACGGCAACCTCGCGGCGATGCTTCTGCGCGAAGAGACGAAATGCTTCTGCTTCCTCGCGGGCCACGAGTCCTTCGCGGCCGCGGAAGGCGCGATAGGCATCGCGCGCACGGCCAACAAAGTCCGCAAAGAGCCGCTGCGCGTCATACTCAACGGCCTCGGCAAGGACGCCGCCTACATCATCTCGCGCATCAACGGCTTCACCTCCGTCGAGACGAAGTACGACTATTTCACCGGCAGGCTCAACATCGTCAGCGAGCGCGCCTTCTCCGACGGCGACAAGGCCAAGGTCAAATGCTACGGCGCGGACGATGTCAGCGAAGGCGTCGCGATAATGATCCACGAGGGCGTAGACGTATCCATCACCGGCAACTCGACGAACCCGACGCGCTTCCAGCACCCCGTCGCGGGCACGTACAAAAAGTGGGCGGTAGAGAACGGCAAGAAATACTTCTCCGTCGCCTCGGGCGGCGGCACGGGCCGCACTCTGCACCCCGACAACATGGCTGCGGGCCCGGCCAGCTACGGCATGACCGACACGATGGGCCGCATGCACAGCGACGCGCAGTTCGCCGGCAGCTCGTCGGTCCCGGCGCACGTCGACATGATGGGGCTCATAGGCATGGGCAACAACCCGATGGTCGGAGCCTCCGTCGCCGTAGCAGTCGCGGTCGAAGAGGCTATGAAATAG
- a CDS encoding GTP-binding protein, whose amino-acid sequence MSGFLGSGKTTLLKHLLETHPEHERIAVLMNEFGKAGVDGDVVRKNGLEIIEISRGSIFCACAKGDFLRGLYTILKDYRPTILLVEASGVADTTDMKKDLGHGMLHDYYRFAGNICVIDALHFEDWLDMFNAVIKQTEAATQLIINKTDLVTPEAADALEKHLHELNPAAKITRASFGNVPWSVFRSDDTEEKMADIPDAEAWEKFIDDTLANATPHMAPPDNLASLSVFWEGDAEKFKDILTRLPEDVVRSKGYFVDTDGKWKVFDIVGSKDPVYTDASPDFSQPRNLAIFIRKVRARREIPGLFQEAGLKLLELRF is encoded by the coding sequence TTGTCTGGATTTCTTGGGAGCGGCAAGACGACGCTTTTGAAGCATCTGCTCGAGACGCACCCGGAGCATGAGCGCATCGCCGTCCTGATGAACGAGTTCGGCAAGGCCGGTGTGGACGGCGACGTCGTGCGCAAGAACGGACTCGAGATAATAGAGATAAGCCGCGGCTCGATATTCTGCGCCTGCGCGAAGGGCGACTTCCTGCGCGGGCTTTACACTATACTTAAAGACTACAGGCCGACGATACTGCTGGTCGAGGCGAGCGGCGTCGCGGACACGACCGACATGAAGAAAGACCTCGGCCACGGGATGCTGCACGACTACTACCGCTTCGCTGGGAACATCTGCGTCATAGACGCGCTGCATTTCGAGGACTGGCTCGACATGTTCAACGCGGTCATAAAGCAGACGGAGGCCGCGACGCAGCTTATTATCAACAAGACCGACCTCGTGACGCCGGAAGCGGCCGACGCGCTCGAAAAGCATCTTCACGAGCTGAACCCGGCGGCGAAGATTACGCGCGCCTCGTTCGGCAACGTGCCGTGGAGCGTATTCCGCTCCGACGATACGGAAGAGAAGATGGCGGACATCCCGGACGCGGAGGCGTGGGAGAAGTTCATCGATGACACGCTCGCCAACGCGACGCCGCACATGGCCCCGCCGGACAACCTAGCCTCGCTCAGCGTCTTCTGGGAGGGCGACGCGGAGAAATTCAAGGATATACTCACAAGGCTGCCGGAGGACGTCGTCCGCTCGAAGGGCTATTTCGTGGACACCGACGGCAAATGGAAGGTCTTCGACATCGTAGGCAGCAAAGACCCGGTCTACACCGACGCTTCGCCCGATTTCAGCCAGCCGCGCAACCTCGCGATATTCATACGCAAGGTGCGCGCGCGCCGCGAAATTCCGGGACTTTTCCAGGAAGCCGGGCTGAAGCTGCTCGAGCTGAGGTTTTAG
- a CDS encoding DapH/DapD/GlmU-related protein translates to MRVTALLNSGFREPEEIRRLFAELTGREVDESFNLFPPFYTDCGKNIKIGKNVFINSCCCFQDQGGITVGDGAIVAAGAVVTKDVPPLAVVGGVPARVIKKSAI, encoded by the coding sequence ATGCGCGTGACCGCGCTGCTGAACTCCGGGTTCCGCGAGCCGGAGGAGATACGGCGGCTCTTCGCCGAGCTTACCGGGCGCGAGGTAGACGAGAGCTTCAACCTGTTCCCGCCTTTCTATACGGACTGCGGAAAGAACATAAAGATTGGAAAGAACGTATTCATTAACTCTTGCTGCTGCTTTCAGGACCAGGGCGGAATCACGGTCGGCGACGGCGCGATTGTGGCGGCCGGCGCGGTCGTGACGAAGGACGTGCCGCCTCTTGCCGTCGTCGGAGGCGTGCCTGCGCGCGTGATAAAAAAGAGTGCGATATAA
- a CDS encoding A24 family peptidase produces the protein MAACGWLFLIFAFFVGASLGSFAGAAACRAEAGEKWWGLERSRCVSCGAVLAPRDLVPVLSFIALRGRCRFCGARIPVRDFIAELACGVLCAVFFLRFGFSYSFLFSSASLLFLAFHTLTDAETGYIYDSWAFAMAGAGLALRLAGGASAVIDGAAGAAAGFCFIWAVVLLSRGRMGTGDAVLMLGVGAFTGLKFAAAALYAGFLLGCAAVLPLLAAGKVTRKTAVPLGPFLCAGCAAAFIFGGSAAGFFGFSVPWPWGA, from the coding sequence ATGGCGGCGTGCGGCTGGCTTTTTCTGATTTTTGCGTTTTTCGTCGGAGCGTCCCTCGGTTCTTTCGCGGGGGCCGCCGCCTGCCGCGCCGAGGCCGGGGAGAAATGGTGGGGACTGGAGCGCTCGCGCTGCGTTTCCTGCGGCGCGGTCCTCGCGCCGCGCGACCTTGTGCCCGTGCTGTCGTTCATCGCGCTTCGCGGACGCTGCCGCTTCTGCGGCGCGCGCATCCCCGTGCGCGACTTCATCGCGGAGCTCGCATGCGGAGTGCTCTGCGCCGTTTTCTTCCTGCGTTTCGGATTTTCTTATTCCTTTCTGTTTTCGTCGGCTTCGCTGCTTTTTCTCGCCTTCCACACGCTTACGGACGCGGAGACGGGCTATATATACGACTCTTGGGCCTTCGCCATGGCTGGCGCGGGGCTGGCTCTGCGGCTTGCGGGCGGGGCGTCCGCCGTTATCGACGGAGCCGCCGGCGCTGCCGCCGGTTTCTGCTTCATCTGGGCCGTCGTACTGCTCAGCCGCGGCCGCATGGGGACGGGCGACGCCGTGCTGATGCTCGGCGTCGGGGCCTTCACGGGGCTGAAGTTCGCCGCCGCCGCTCTCTACGCGGGGTTCCTGCTCGGCTGCGCCGCCGTGCTGCCGCTGCTCGCTGCGGGAAAGGTTACGAGAAAGACCGCGGTGCCTCTCGGCCCGTTCCTCTGCGCCGGCTGCGCCGCGGCTTTCATCTTCGGCGGCTCCGCGGCCGGATTTTTCGGATTTTCCGTTCCGTGGCCGTGGGGCGCGTGA
- a CDS encoding PadR family transcriptional regulator yields the protein MKKCACRGSFLERFIQPSILLLLNEEPMHGFSILKKLYKSDIMDYSSIDPTGLYRTLKKMEESGLLASRIEADGGVQAKRVYEITEEGRLCLVFWRATLLGYRDKIDRLAQAIPEVIDDGM from the coding sequence ATGAAGAAATGCGCGTGCCGCGGGTCGTTTCTCGAAAGGTTCATACAGCCGTCCATACTTCTGCTCCTGAACGAGGAGCCGATGCACGGCTTCTCGATACTCAAGAAGCTCTATAAAAGCGACATTATGGATTACAGCAGCATAGACCCTACGGGGTTGTACCGCACTCTCAAGAAGATGGAGGAGTCGGGGCTGCTCGCCTCGCGCATAGAGGCCGACGGCGGCGTGCAGGCCAAGCGCGTCTACGAGATAACGGAGGAGGGTCGGCTCTGCCTCGTATTCTGGCGCGCGACGCTGCTCGGCTACAGGGACAAGATAGACCGCCTCGCGCAGGCGATACCGGAGGTCATAGACGACGGGATGTAG